A genomic stretch from Thermomonospora umbrina includes:
- a CDS encoding TAXI family TRAP transporter solute-binding subunit, whose protein sequence is MSRPPAPSLGRSLTLHMLGDWGTANLHRVCGWLGQGLADRSGPHTRTPIWNGRGYVDNVCAVGRGEVDLAMVTPAAFVVPALDGRGAYEGEAFPHLRAIGAVPHRDRMVVGVRRSLGISTFEELRAARPALRLATSFNDGVNHVGTAAHELLDRSGVDVVGWGGVFVEDERPFESFDRVRNGEADAIVHEAIMLPHWQDIGADLTFLPVERTVLDGLNADFGWPDATLPAGFFPDSPELPTLDFSDFLIVVRTDLPDDVAYALAWLLGETRDLLERQYRHLPPERSPLTYPLDPPTMGRTPIPLHPGAAGYYEALS, encoded by the coding sequence ATGAGCCGTCCCCCCGCACCGTCGCTCGGCCGTTCGCTCACCCTGCACATGCTGGGCGACTGGGGCACCGCCAACCTGCACCGGGTGTGCGGCTGGCTGGGGCAGGGGCTCGCCGACCGCAGCGGCCCCCACACCCGCACCCCGATCTGGAACGGGCGCGGCTACGTCGACAACGTCTGCGCCGTGGGGCGCGGCGAGGTCGACCTGGCCATGGTCACCCCCGCCGCCTTCGTCGTCCCGGCCCTCGACGGGCGCGGCGCGTACGAGGGCGAGGCGTTCCCGCACCTGCGCGCCATCGGGGCCGTCCCGCACCGCGACCGGATGGTGGTGGGCGTGCGGCGGTCGCTGGGGATCTCGACCTTCGAGGAGCTTCGGGCGGCGAGGCCCGCCCTGCGGCTGGCCACCTCGTTCAATGACGGCGTCAACCACGTCGGCACCGCCGCGCACGAACTGCTCGACCGATCCGGCGTGGACGTCGTCGGCTGGGGCGGCGTGTTCGTCGAGGACGAGCGGCCCTTCGAGAGCTTCGACCGCGTCCGGAACGGTGAGGCGGACGCCATCGTCCACGAGGCGATCATGCTGCCCCACTGGCAGGACATCGGGGCCGACCTCACCTTCCTGCCCGTGGAGCGGACGGTCCTCGACGGGCTGAACGCGGACTTCGGCTGGCCGGACGCGACACTGCCGGCGGGCTTCTTCCCGGACTCGCCGGAGCTGCCGACGCTGGACTTCAGCGACTTCCTCATCGTCGTGCGCACGGACCTGCCCGACGACGTCGCCTACGCGTTGGCGTGGCTCCTCGGCGAGACCCGCGACCTGCTGGAGCGCCAGTACCGGCACCTCCCGCCGGAGCGCAGCCCGCTCACCTATCCGCTGGACCCGCCCACGATGGGCCGCACGCCGATCCCGCTCCACCCCGGCGCCGCCGGCTACTACGAGGCGCTGTCCTGA
- a CDS encoding alcohol dehydrogenase catalytic domain-containing protein: MNLMLAARAYEGSDELRLEKLPVPEPGPQDVVIKVASAGLAPGMMRLKARGAFKHLPTTPGHEVAGTVTAVGDEADATLLGRLVRFDSVLSCRECRYCRTDREQMCAESAMIGHAAFGTGSLELYARYHDGGLAEYVRVPSWLVDVLPDGVSADVGAKVHDFGNAVRALRNAEVPEGGTLVITAATGTMGTASIKLAPFYGAGRLILVGRSAERLEALRPLAGDLPVETVALDDLDDGWESDGGLTRRLRELVPAGPDAVVDYLPQGPGTGQAMGSMATGATLVHMGGNGTPLPFDVRTMMHRCWRFVGTRSCTRGDTNAVLDLLGSGRLRVDELITHRFALTDVNDALAAMEDRTEPMWMTVVRPEGEES; the protein is encoded by the coding sequence ATGAACCTCATGCTCGCCGCCCGGGCCTACGAGGGCTCCGACGAGCTGCGGCTGGAGAAGCTGCCTGTCCCCGAGCCCGGCCCGCAGGACGTGGTGATCAAGGTCGCCTCGGCGGGACTGGCCCCCGGGATGATGAGGCTGAAGGCCCGGGGCGCGTTCAAGCACCTGCCCACCACCCCCGGCCACGAGGTCGCCGGGACCGTGACCGCCGTCGGCGACGAGGCCGACGCGACGCTGCTGGGCCGGCTCGTCCGGTTCGACTCGGTGCTGTCGTGCCGGGAGTGCCGCTACTGCCGCACCGACCGCGAACAGATGTGCGCGGAGTCGGCGATGATCGGGCACGCCGCGTTCGGCACCGGCTCGCTGGAGCTGTACGCCCGCTACCACGACGGCGGCCTCGCCGAGTACGTCCGGGTGCCGTCCTGGCTGGTCGACGTGCTCCCCGACGGGGTGAGCGCCGACGTCGGAGCCAAGGTCCACGACTTCGGCAACGCCGTTCGCGCGCTGCGCAACGCCGAGGTGCCCGAGGGCGGCACCCTCGTGATCACCGCCGCGACCGGCACCATGGGCACCGCGTCGATCAAGCTCGCCCCCTTCTACGGCGCGGGCCGGCTGATCCTGGTGGGCCGCTCCGCCGAACGGCTGGAGGCGCTGCGCCCGCTGGCCGGGGACCTGCCGGTCGAGACCGTCGCGCTGGACGACCTGGACGACGGCTGGGAGAGCGACGGGGGTCTGACCCGGCGGCTCCGCGAACTCGTCCCGGCCGGCCCCGACGCGGTCGTCGACTACCTGCCCCAGGGTCCCGGCACCGGCCAGGCCATGGGGTCGATGGCCACCGGCGCCACGCTGGTCCACATGGGCGGCAACGGCACGCCGCTGCCGTTCGACGTCCGGACGATGATGCACCGGTGCTGGCGGTTCGTCGGCACCCGCTCGTGCACCCGCGGCGACACGAACGCCGTGCTGGACCTGCTGGGCTCGGGCCGCCTCCGGGTGGACGAGCTGATCACCCACCGGTTCGCGCTCACCGACGTCAACGACGCCCTGGCCGCGATGGAGGACCGGACCGAACCGATGTGGATGACCGTCGTCCGCCCCGAAGGAGAAGAATCATGA